Proteins co-encoded in one Myotis daubentonii chromosome 8, mMyoDau2.1, whole genome shotgun sequence genomic window:
- the FASTKD5 gene encoding FAST kinase domain-containing protein 5, mitochondrial: MTLMICRRFPGSFCGTPSCPALIKHHINKKLPGQTCEDCVLTVKTISIDTRMAATLKLLKPLGNRVFCSPFAYSATQSVAYWNVGSSTRHRGQDPPEHSNLCHPAKKVENICSTSSSQRILTSSSALLGLEFSRASASKASTWKLGSPRAMKVDEEDVEAFDSFEDPRVFLQLRPEYQLHSYNKSEPCQPLSVSEGELILHKVTVYQDNLQPKIIVDYFCKLSSMPAEQHPVLLSSAKFALLCQLSVKNIQLFDTLDLINILKAFVSLGIPHSHAMLDAYETRFCHKVWDMSLDQLLMVADLWRYLGRRVPRFLKIFFSYLNLHWNDLSLSQLIHLIYIIGESRQVPQDLMQKLESLILKYIDFINIEEAGAICLGFFKSSSGLSEFVMRKIGDLVCADMQHLSSYALVNILKMFRFTHVDHVNFMKQFGQIAPQRIPSLGVQGVMHLTLACSALRFLDEGVMNAVAASLPPRVSYCRSKDVAKFLWSFGTLNYKPPNAEEFYSSLINEIHRKMPEFNHYPEHLLTCLLGLAFSEYFPIELINFALSPGFVRLARERTKFELTKELYTLDGSVGVECPDYRGNRLSSYLQQEGSEILWNAARKDMCSKPEFLEALFLLETMLGGPQYIKHHMILPHTRSSDLEVQLDVNMKPLPFNREAIPSEDLLAKLRLKHVGISLTDDLMHQLLKGKSGGHLQGKIESETGQQPMELEKKAAMPSEASLYNVADRLGALETAGQCPPARMQAPQVKLAIQLTNKNQYCYGSRDLLGLHSMKRRQLNRLGYRVVELSHWEWLPLLKRTRFEKLAFLHEKVFTSAL; this comes from the coding sequence ATGACTCTTATGATATGCCGAAGATTTCCAGGCAGTTTCTGTGGAACGCCTTCCTGTCCAGCTCTAATCAAGCACCATATAAACAAGAAATTGCCCGGTCAGACCTGTGAGGATTGTGTTCTGACTGTCAAAACGATCAGTATTGACACCAGAATGGCAGCCACTCTTAAGTTATTAAAACCGTTAGGAAATCGAGTATTTTGCAGTCCTTTTGCCTACAGTGCAACCCAAAGTGTGGCATATTGGAATGTGGGAAGCTCCACACGGCACAGGGGACAGGACCCTCCAGAACACAGTAATCTCTGCCATCCTGCCAAAAAAGTTGAGAACATTTGTAGCACCTCCTCTTCTCAGAGGATCCTGACAAGCAGCAGTGCCCTCCTAGGTTTGGAATTCAGCAGGGCTTCTGCCTCTAAAGCCAGCACGTGGAAACTGGGCTCACCTAGGGCCATGAAAGTTGATGAAGAGGATGTAGAAGCTTTTGATTCCTTTGAAGACCCCCGAGTTTTCCTACAGCTAAGACCAGAGTACCAGCTTCACAGCTATAACAAATCTGAGCCTTGTCAGCCCCTATCTGTTTCAGAAGGTGAACTAATTTTGCACAAAGTCACAGTTTATCAAGATAATCTCCAGCCTAAAATCATTGTCGATTATTTCTGTAAGCTGAGTTCTATGCCTGCAGAACAACATCCTGTTTTGCTGTCTAGTGCCAAATTTGCATTACTCTGCCAGCTGAGTGTGAAAAACATACAGCTCTTTGATACCCTAGATCTgatcaatattttaaaagcatttgtcAGTTTAGGAATCCCTCACTCCCACGCAATGCTAGATGCGTATGAAACCAGATTTTGCCATAAAGTATGGGATATGAGTCTGGATCAACTACTCATGGTTGCTGATCTCTGGCGATACTTGGGCCGCAGAGTACCtcggtttttaaaaatcttttttagttACCTTAATTTGCACTGGAACGACCTATCCTTGTCTCAGCTGATTCACTTGATTTATATTATAGGTGAAAGTCGTCAGGTACCCCAGGACCTAATGCAAAAACTGGAATCATTGATCCTCAAGTATATAGATTTTATCAATATAGAGGAGGCTGGTGCAATCTGTTTGGGGTTCTTTAAATCAAGTAGTGGTCTCTCAGAATTTGTCATGCGGAAAATTGGAGACTTGGTGTGTGCTGATATGCAGCACCTGAGTAGTTATGCCTTGGTAAACATTCTTAAAATGTTCCGTTTCACTCATGTGGATCATGTAAATTTCATGAAGCAATTTGGGCAGATTGCTCCTCAACGAATTCCTTCCCTGGGAGTTCAGGGTGTCATGCACTTGACTCTTGCCTGCTCTGCCTTACGTTTCCTAGATGAAGGGGTAATGAATGCTGTGGCTGCTTCTTTGCCTCCTAGAGTATCATACTGTCGAAGTAAAGATGTCGCCAAGTTTCTGTGGTCATTTGGAACTCTGAATTATAAGCCACCCAATGCAGAAGAGTTTTATTCTAGCCTGATAAATGAGATTCACAGAAAGATGCCTGAGTTCAACCATTACCCAGAACACCTGCTCACTTGCCTGTTGGGCCTGGCATTTTCTGAGTACTTTCCAATTGAGCTCATCAATTTTGCTTTGAGTCCAGGGTTTGTCAGGTTAGCTCGGGAGAGAACTAAGTTTGAACTCACTAAGGAGCTGTATACTCTTGATGGTTCAGTTGGCGTTGAGTGTCCAGATTACAGAGGCAACCGTCTTAGTTCTTACCTTCAGCAAGAGGGGTCAGAAATACTGTGGAATGCAGCTAGGAAGGATATGTGCTCAAAACCTGAATTCCTAGAAGCTCTCTTTTTACTTGAGACCATGTTGGGTGGGCCCCAGTACATTAAGCACCATATGATTTTGCCCCATACCCGATCTTCTGACTTAGAGGTCCAGCTTGATGTTAATATGAAGCCattgccatttaacagagaagcCATACCCTCTGAAGATTTATTAGCCAAATTAAGGCTCAAGCATGTGGGAATCAGTCTTACAGATGATTTGATGCATCAGCTActtaaggggaaatcaggagggCATCTCCAGGGGAAAATTGAGTCAGAGACTGGGCAACAGCCCATGGAATTAGAGAAGAAGGCAGCCATGCCCTCAGAGGCCTCTCTTTACAATGTGGCAGACAGACTGGGGGCTCTGGAGACGGCTGGCCAATGCCCGCCAGCCCGTATGCAGGCCCCACAAGTGAAGCTGGCTATTCAGTTGACAAACAAGAACCAGTATTGCTATGGCTCTAGAGATCTGCTTGGATTGCACAGTATGAAGAGGCGGCAGCTGAATCGGCTTGGGTACCGTGTGGTAGAGTTATCCCACTGGGAATGGCTCCCACTACTGAAACGAACTCGCTTTGAAAAGCTGGCGTTCCTCCATGAGAAAGTGTTCACCTCTGCTCTCTGA